In Deltaproteobacteria bacterium, the sequence AGCTGATGGTGCTCGCGCGCAGCGCGCCGCGGCTGCGGTTGCGAAGCCACTTTTGCAACTCGACCTTGAACCGTTCCTCGCCGGTGATGTGATACCCGACCGTGAGCCACGAGATGCGGAACGGCGGCAGCACGTCGGGAGCGTAGTCCGTCGGCTCGCCTTCCTCGTCGAGGATCGTCCAGCGCTGGGCGATCAGCGTGTCGAGGATGTCGATCACGTCCTCGCGGATCGTCGCGCGCGCGTCGTCATCGTCGAGCAGATCGTAGGCGAGCGACATGCCGAAAAACCAACCGCTGTACATGTCGCGGCTGGTTTCGCCCCACCAGAAATCCCCGGCGAACGGCCCACTCTCGACGCGGCGGCATCCGCTATTCGCATCGCACCAATCGTCGCCCTGATAGAGCGCCGACGACTGGCTGCCCCAGTAGCGCGCGAGAAAGCCGGGGGTCTGCGTGACGCGCAGATAGCCGTCGAGCGCGGCCACGGTGCGCAGAGCGTTGGCCTTGGCGTCGTCGTCTCCCGTCACGTACCAGCGCGTCGCCTGGCTGCCGAGGTAGAGCCCGGTCCACTCGCTGCTGTCGCCCCAGTCGCGGTACCCGGCGAGCGAGGTGCGGGTTTCGTCGGTGAACGTGACGCCCACGGTGCCGCCGTGATCGGGCTGGTGCCAGGCCACGTGCCAGTCGTCGTAGTCCGCGGCTTTTTCGCGCAGCGGCCCGGCGTCGATGGATTCGTCGTAGTCGCGCGGCTCGACATTCGATTGGGGCCAGGCCCCGACGTAGTCGTCGGCGAACGAATCGTCGTCCACCGCGTCATCGTCGGGCAACGGCGCCCAGGTGTCGTCGTCCGCGTCGTCGTCCGCGTCGTCGTCCGCGTCGTCGTCCGCGTCATCGTCCGCAAGGCCGTCATCGGTGTCATCGTCGGCGTCGTCGTTCGATCCGCCCGAATCCGCCGAATCGTCGCTGCCGCATGCGGTCATCAGGAAGACCAACAAGATCGAGCCCAGCGAGTACACCGCGAATTTCATCGACACGTCTCCCGCGGCGCACCGCGCAGCGCGAAGGGTTGCGGCAGAGATACCACAGGGCGACGCGTGCGGAAACGCCCGCCCAACGCGGCACTCACGAGATGAGTTCGAAGTCCTGGATGGTCAGGTCGATCAGAATCGGGCTCTTGCGCGGCGTGCCGTCGCCGCGGCGTGGTGTGACCCGTCGCCGCCGCGTGTAGGCGATGCCCTGTTCGTTTTTGCCATGCTCCACCACCACGTTCGCGGCGCGCGCCCACTTGCCGATGACGAGCGCCGTGTAGTCGTGCTGGATCAATTGGCCGAAGCGGTCGAACCGGAACACCTGTTCGGGGCAGTGCGTGGGAATCGTCGCGGGAAACCGCGCCTGCAGCAGATCGTCGCCGAACTGTTCGAACCGGGTCGGGTGATCGAGAATTAGCGACGGCAACGTGCAATAGTTCCAGGTTGCATAGCCCGCGAAATACGTCATGTCGAGGTCGTCCCACCAGAAGATGCGCCGTCCTCCCGGAAAGTGCCGTCGCGCATTCGGGCGCGACGCGACGACCCGACCGTCGGCGTCCTCGACCCGCACGTCCTGGCCGTCCAGCACGCCGATTTGGCCGAGCCGATTGATCGGCGCGATGCGGACCCGCGGACGGTGCACGTCCATCTCGAAAACCGTCTGCACAAACAGTGCGCGGCGCTTGAGTCGGAACGCGAGTCCGCTCGCGCTGACCACCGCCCTCAGGCGCACGGCGGTCTCCCACCGCGATGAACCGCCATAGGCATCGACCACGCGTCGCGCGAGATCGCCCTGCATGTCGGGTCCTCCAACTTGTCGGAATGGGGAAAGCGTATCAGATCCGGTCGCGGGAAGCGAGGAAAAAACGCAAAAAGATCCCTTGCGACCGGCGCTTTTCGGGGTTTAATACCACCGAAGCGCACCGCGCTACGGAGCTACGAATGACCTCCCGATCCGATTCCGCGAAGAAACCCGCCACTCCCCGTTCCCGTTCGGTCCGTTCTCGAGCGATCGCGCGGCCCGTCGAGAAGGGAGATGTGCCTCCGTCGTTGACTCCCGCGGCCATTGCCCAGTTCACCGCCGAAGAAGACGGTGCGGGCGCCGACGAGGTGACCGCGGGTGCGATCCGCGACCTTCTCGTGGGGGTGGGACCGGTGGACGCGGTGCGTGTGCTGCGTTCGGCGCTCGACCAGCAACGCGGGCTCGCCAAGCTCGAGCGTCGGGCGATCGACACCGAACTCGCGGAGGATCGGCGGACCGGCGGCTATCCCTACAAATATTTGCTTTCGCGCACCAATTACGAACGGCAGAAATACCGATTGCAGGTGGAACTGCTGAAGTTGCAGGCATGGGTCAAGGAAACGGGCCAGCGGGTCGTTGTGCTCTTCGAGGGTCGCGACGCGGCGGGCAAGGGCGGCACGATCCGGCGATTCATGGAACACGTGAACCCGCGCGGCGCGCGGGTCGTCGCGCTCGAAAAACCCACCGACGCCGAACGCGGCCAGTGGTATTTTCAGCGCTATGTCGAGCACCTGCCCACGGCGGGCGAGATCGTGCTGTTCGACCGCTCCTGGTACAACCGCGCGGGTGTCGAGCGCGTCATGGGATTTTGCACCGACGCCGAGTATCAGGAGTTCATGCGCCAGGCGCCCGAGTTTGAGCGCATGCTCGTGCGTCAGGGCATCC encodes:
- the ppk2 gene encoding polyphosphate kinase 2, which encodes MTSRSDSAKKPATPRSRSVRSRAIARPVEKGDVPPSLTPAAIAQFTAEEDGAGADEVTAGAIRDLLVGVGPVDAVRVLRSALDQQRGLAKLERRAIDTELAEDRRTGGYPYKYLLSRTNYERQKYRLQVELLKLQAWVKETGQRVVVLFEGRDAAGKGGTIRRFMEHVNPRGARVVALEKPTDAERGQWYFQRYVEHLPTAGEIVLFDRSWYNRAGVERVMGFCTDAEYQEFMRQAPEFERMLVRQGIHLFKFWFSVSRREQRRRFNERKVHPLKQWKLSEIDKASLDKWDEYTRAKEAMFFHTDTADAPWIVIKSDCKKRARLNAMRYLLHSLPYAKKDPDQIGPVDPLLVGRAQVVFERGESVASLPQS